Proteins from a single region of Amorphus orientalis:
- a CDS encoding nitroreductase family protein — protein MTDLLTHLRTRRSVPAANLGAPGPDSETLTDMLTIAARVPDHGKLAPWRFILFEGDARLAFGAALADLVKRRDREASEEFLQRERDRFASAPLVVGVVSCAGPHPKIPEWEQILSAGAVCLNLVHAAYGHGFAAQWLTEWYAYDPEVLAMLGLEPHEQMAGFVQIGTADSVPTDRARPTLAGLITNWDPAARAGE, from the coding sequence ATGACGGATCTGCTCACACACCTGCGCACACGCCGTTCGGTTCCCGCCGCCAATCTCGGCGCGCCGGGGCCCGATTCCGAAACGCTGACCGACATGCTGACCATCGCGGCGCGTGTTCCCGACCACGGCAAGCTCGCGCCCTGGCGGTTCATTCTGTTCGAGGGAGATGCGCGGCTTGCGTTCGGGGCAGCGCTCGCCGATCTGGTGAAGCGGCGCGACCGGGAGGCGAGCGAGGAGTTTCTGCAGCGCGAGCGGGACAGGTTCGCATCCGCGCCGCTGGTCGTCGGTGTGGTCAGCTGCGCCGGCCCGCACCCGAAGATCCCGGAGTGGGAACAGATCCTGTCCGCCGGGGCCGTCTGCCTCAATCTGGTTCATGCCGCCTATGGCCACGGCTTTGCCGCCCAGTGGCTGACGGAGTGGTACGCCTACGATCCCGAGGTGCTGGCGATGCTCGGCCTCGAGCCCCACGAGCAGATGGCCGGTTTCGTGCAGATCGGGACGGCGGATAGCGTTCCGACGGACCGCGCCCGCCCGACGCTGGCCGGTCTGATCACGAACTGGGATCCGGCCGCCCGCGCCGGAGAGTGA
- a CDS encoding MaoC family dehydratase, producing MSAARGGLYLEDFVVGTVYRHTLRRTVTEADNMLFSNMTLNPQPLHIDRHYCETETDWGQPLVNSLFTLGLLIGISVSDLTVGTTIANLGMSETRFPAPVFHGDTIHATTTVLSKRESKSRPDVGILELEHTAYNQHDVVVAVSKRTVMVRRKPQA from the coding sequence ATGTCGGCGGCACGCGGCGGTCTCTATCTGGAGGATTTCGTTGTCGGAACCGTCTATCGGCACACGCTGCGCCGGACCGTGACGGAGGCCGACAACATGCTGTTTTCCAACATGACGCTGAACCCGCAGCCGCTCCACATCGACCGCCACTACTGCGAGACGGAGACGGACTGGGGCCAGCCGCTGGTCAACAGCCTGTTCACGCTGGGCCTGCTGATCGGCATTTCCGTGAGCGACCTGACGGTCGGGACCACCATCGCCAATCTCGGCATGAGCGAGACGCGTTTTCCGGCGCCCGTCTTCCACGGCGACACCATCCACGCGACGACGACGGTGCTGTCCAAGCGCGAATCCAAGTCGCGGCCCGATGTCGGCATCCTCGAACTGGAGCACACGGCCTACAACCAGCACGACGTCGTGGTGGCGGTGAGCAAGCGGACCGTCATGGTTCGTCGCAAGCCCCAGGCCTGA
- a CDS encoding HpcH/HpaI aldolase/citrate lyase family protein, with product MRSLLFVPGDSRRKLDKGLGSGADVLLIDLEDSVSADSKAEARRITAAFLADTIDAPDRPRLFVRINAFETELVDADLEAVMPARPEGVMLPKAAGGPDVTRLDAKLAVREAEVGLPDGSTRILVVATETAGALFQLGSYRDSSSRLAGLAWGGEDLSAELGAASMRDPDGNLTDPFRMARSLCLAGAVHAGVAPIDTVHTNFRDIDGLKRESEMAARDGFTAKMAIHPAQVPVINAAFTPGADAIASARRIVDAFAAKPGAGVVGLDGEMVDRPHLRRAERLLERARAAGLSV from the coding sequence ATGCGCTCCCTGCTCTTCGTTCCCGGCGACAGCCGCCGAAAGCTCGACAAGGGCCTCGGCTCCGGCGCGGACGTCCTCCTCATCGATCTCGAGGATTCCGTCTCCGCCGACTCCAAGGCCGAGGCCCGACGGATAACCGCCGCGTTTCTTGCCGACACCATCGACGCGCCGGACAGGCCGCGTCTGTTCGTGCGCATCAATGCCTTCGAGACCGAGCTTGTCGATGCCGACCTCGAAGCCGTCATGCCTGCCCGGCCGGAAGGCGTGATGCTGCCCAAGGCGGCCGGCGGCCCGGATGTGACGCGCCTGGATGCCAAACTGGCCGTCCGGGAGGCGGAGGTGGGGCTTCCAGATGGGTCGACCCGGATCCTTGTGGTCGCCACGGAGACCGCCGGCGCTCTGTTCCAGCTGGGTTCCTACCGCGACAGCAGTTCCCGGCTCGCAGGGCTTGCCTGGGGTGGCGAGGATCTTTCCGCCGAGCTCGGCGCCGCATCGATGCGCGACCCGGACGGCAACCTGACCGATCCGTTCCGGATGGCGCGCAGCCTGTGCCTGGCCGGCGCGGTCCATGCGGGCGTCGCGCCGATCGACACCGTCCATACCAATTTTCGCGACATCGACGGGCTGAAGCGCGAATCGGAGATGGCGGCTCGCGACGGTTTCACCGCCAAGATGGCGATTCACCCCGCTCAGGTTCCTGTCATCAACGCGGCGTTCACGCCCGGCGCCGACGCCATTGCATCGGCCCGGCGGATCGTGGACGCCTTCGCGGCCAAACCAGGCGCCGGCGTGGTCGGCCTCGACGGCGAGATGGTCGACCGCCCGCATCTGCGGCGGGCCGAGCGTCTACTGGAGCGCGCCCGCGCCGCCGGGCTGTCTGTCTGA